The proteins below are encoded in one region of Streptomyces cyanogenus:
- the moaA gene encoding GTP 3',8-cyclase MoaA: MLIDTYGRVATDLRVSLTDRCNLRCTYCMPEEGLQWLAKPDLLTDDEIVRLIDIAVRTLGIEEVRFTGGEPLLRPGLAGIVERVAALTPRPQMSLTTNGIGLRRTATALKAAGLDRVNVSLDTLRPDVFKALTRRDRHKDVLEGLEAAREAGLNPVKVNSVLMPGLNDDEAPDLLAWAVEHDYELRFIEQMPLDAQHGWKREGMVTAGDILASLRTRFELTPEGADERGSAPAERWLVDGGPHRVGVIASVTRPFCAACDRTRLTADGQIRTCLFATEETDLRAALRSGAPDEEIARIWKLAMWGKKAGAGLDDPSFVQPDRPMSAIGG, encoded by the coding sequence GTGCTCATCGACACCTACGGCCGGGTGGCCACCGATCTGAGGGTCTCGCTGACCGACCGCTGCAACCTGCGCTGCACCTACTGCATGCCCGAGGAAGGCCTGCAGTGGCTGGCCAAGCCCGATCTGCTCACGGACGACGAGATCGTCCGGCTCATCGACATCGCGGTCCGCACGCTCGGCATCGAGGAGGTCCGCTTCACCGGCGGCGAGCCCCTGCTGCGCCCGGGCCTGGCCGGCATCGTCGAGCGCGTCGCGGCCCTCACCCCGCGCCCCCAGATGTCCCTCACCACCAACGGCATCGGCCTCAGGCGCACCGCGACCGCCCTGAAGGCGGCGGGCCTGGACCGGGTCAACGTCTCCCTGGACACCCTCCGCCCGGACGTCTTCAAGGCGCTCACCCGCCGCGACCGCCACAAGGACGTCCTGGAAGGCCTGGAAGCCGCCCGCGAGGCCGGGCTGAACCCCGTCAAGGTCAACTCGGTCCTGATGCCGGGACTGAACGACGACGAGGCCCCGGACCTGCTCGCCTGGGCGGTGGAGCACGACTACGAGCTGCGTTTCATCGAGCAGATGCCCCTGGACGCCCAGCACGGCTGGAAGCGCGAGGGCATGGTCACCGCCGGAGACATCCTCGCCTCCCTGCGCACGCGTTTCGAGCTCACCCCCGAGGGCGCGGACGAGCGCGGCTCGGCACCGGCGGAGCGCTGGCTGGTGGACGGCGGCCCGCACCGGGTCGGCGTGATCGCCTCGGTCACCCGGCCGTTCTGCGCCGCCTGCGACCGCACCCGCCTCACCGCCGACGGCCAGATACGCACCTGCCTGTTCGCCACGGAGGAGACCGATCTCCGCGCGGCCCTGCGCTCGGGGGCCCCGGACGAGGAGATCGCCCGGATCTGGAAGCTCGCGATGTGGGGCAAGAAGGCGGGAGCGGGCCTGGACGACCCGTCGTTCGTGCAGCCGGACCGCCCGATGTCCGCGATCGGCGGCTAG
- a CDS encoding solute symporter family protein, whose amino-acid sequence MSQVQHTLLAAGEASEHRPLIITLFAVFVAATLVITVWAGRQTRDAADFYAGGRQFTGFQNGLAVSGDYMSAASFLGIAGAIALFGYDGFLYSIGFLVAWLVALLLVAEPLRNSGRYTMGDVLAYRMRQRPVRTAAGTSTIVVSIFYLLAQMAGAGVLVSLLLGITSDGGKIGIVALVGVLMIVYVTIGGMKGTTWVQMVKAVLLIVGALLLTFLVLLKFDFNISDLLGRAADNSGKGSAFLEPGLKYGATGTTKLDFLSLGIALVLGTAGLPHILIRFYTVPTAKAARKSVIWAIGLIGAFYLMTLALGFGAAALIEPDEIIASNKAGNTAAPLLALHLGGVDSDWGAVLLATISAVAFATILAVVAGLTLASSSSFAHDIYANVIKKGRATEKQEIGAARWATVGIGAVSILLGALARDLNVAGLVALAFAVAASANLPTILYSLFWKRFTTAGALWSIYGGLVTAVGLVLFSPVVSGKPTSMFPGVDFHWFPLENPGIISIPVGFLLGVVGTLLSKETPDAGKYAELEVRSLTGTGAH is encoded by the coding sequence ATGAGCCAGGTCCAGCACACCCTGCTCGCCGCCGGCGAGGCGAGCGAGCACCGTCCGCTGATCATCACCCTGTTCGCGGTGTTCGTCGCCGCGACCCTCGTCATCACGGTCTGGGCGGGCCGGCAGACCAGGGACGCCGCCGACTTCTATGCCGGCGGACGGCAGTTCACCGGCTTCCAGAACGGCCTCGCCGTCTCCGGCGACTACATGTCCGCCGCGTCCTTCCTCGGCATCGCCGGCGCCATCGCCCTCTTCGGCTACGACGGCTTCCTGTACTCCATCGGCTTCCTCGTCGCCTGGCTGGTCGCGCTCCTCCTGGTCGCCGAACCGCTGCGCAACTCCGGCCGCTACACGATGGGCGACGTGCTCGCCTACCGGATGCGCCAGCGACCCGTCCGTACGGCCGCCGGCACCTCCACGATCGTCGTCTCGATCTTCTACCTGCTGGCCCAGATGGCCGGCGCCGGCGTCCTCGTCTCCCTGCTCCTCGGCATCACCAGCGACGGCGGCAAGATCGGCATCGTCGCCCTGGTCGGCGTGCTGATGATCGTGTACGTCACCATCGGCGGCATGAAGGGCACCACCTGGGTCCAGATGGTCAAGGCGGTCCTGCTGATCGTCGGTGCCCTGCTGCTGACCTTCCTGGTGCTGCTCAAGTTCGACTTCAACATCTCGGACCTGCTCGGCAGGGCCGCCGACAACAGCGGCAAGGGCAGCGCCTTCCTGGAGCCCGGCCTGAAGTACGGCGCCACCGGCACCACCAAGCTGGACTTCCTCTCGCTCGGCATCGCCCTGGTCCTGGGCACCGCCGGCCTGCCGCACATCCTGATCCGCTTCTACACGGTCCCCACCGCCAAGGCCGCTCGGAAGTCCGTCATCTGGGCGATCGGCCTGATCGGCGCCTTCTACCTGATGACCCTCGCCCTCGGCTTCGGCGCCGCCGCACTGATCGAACCGGACGAGATCATCGCGTCCAACAAGGCGGGCAACACGGCCGCCCCCCTCCTGGCGCTCCACCTGGGCGGCGTCGACTCCGACTGGGGAGCCGTCCTGCTCGCCACGATCTCCGCGGTCGCCTTCGCCACCATCCTCGCGGTCGTCGCCGGCCTGACCCTGGCCTCGTCGTCCTCGTTCGCGCACGACATCTACGCGAACGTCATCAAGAAGGGCCGCGCCACCGAGAAGCAGGAGATCGGCGCGGCACGCTGGGCGACCGTCGGCATCGGCGCGGTCTCGATCCTCCTCGGCGCCCTGGCCCGCGACCTGAACGTGGCCGGCCTCGTCGCCCTCGCCTTCGCGGTCGCCGCCTCCGCCAACCTGCCGACCATCCTCTACAGCCTGTTCTGGAAGCGGTTCACCACCGCCGGCGCCCTGTGGTCGATCTACGGCGGCCTGGTCACCGCGGTCGGCCTGGTGCTGTTCTCCCCGGTGGTCTCCGGCAAGCCGACCTCGATGTTCCCCGGCGTCGACTTCCACTGGTTCCCGCTGGAGAACCCCGGCATCATCTCCATCCCGGTCGGATTCCTGCTCGGCGTCGTGGGCACCCTGCTGTCGAAGGAGACCCCGGACGCGGGCAAGTACGCGGAACTGGAGGTGCGGTCCCTGACCGGCACCGGAGCCCACTGA
- a CDS encoding DUF485 domain-containing protein gives MATETPPPAKPQASLPSAEEFTEVQQSAEFGELRRAHRSFAFPLTIAFIAWYLLYVLLSNYAGGFMGTKVAGNINVALVLGLAQFLTTFLIAWWYARHAAAKLDPRAEAIKSRMEGGA, from the coding sequence GTGGCTACCGAGACACCGCCACCTGCGAAACCCCAAGCTTCCCTTCCCTCCGCCGAGGAGTTCACCGAGGTGCAGCAGAGCGCGGAGTTCGGTGAACTGCGCCGCGCCCACCGCTCCTTCGCCTTCCCGCTGACCATCGCTTTCATCGCCTGGTACCTGCTGTACGTCCTGCTGTCGAACTACGCGGGCGGCTTCATGGGCACCAAGGTGGCCGGCAACATCAACGTGGCCCTCGTCCTGGGCCTCGCCCAGTTCCTGACCACGTTCCTCATCGCCTGGTGGTACGCGCGGCACGCCGCCGCCAAGCTCGACCCCAGGGCCGAGGCCATCAAGTCCCGGATGGAGGGCGGAGCATGA
- a CDS encoding S8 family peptidase has translation MAHLRSRRRLALAVPVVLSLTASLGFLPSAASAAPAAGTVARAADGPNLAYVVNTRDDHRTIESVRREIARNGGTVVATYDRIGVIVVHSANPDFGARMRAVRGVDSAGATRTAPLSAAGTTDEGAAQVLSRAEQARLASSAAAGEEPLEADQWDLRAIGADRAAQINPGSRNVTVGVIDTGVDDTHPDIAPNFSASQSANCVSGKADTTYGAWRPVDADHYHGTHVAGEIAAARNGIGVAGVAPGVKVASITVAQPDATSLFYPESVVCAFVFAADHGIEITNNSYYVDPWLYNCMDDPDQRAIVDAVNRAQLYAQRKGTLNVASAGNSNDDLDADAIVDDSSPDDSTAGTRTIDPHECFDVPTQLPGVVTVSAVGVKGTKSYYSSYGQGVVDVAGPGGDKYQIPDTPSKNGRILSTMPNNQYGFLQGTSMASPHVAGVAALLKSAHPHATPAQLQALLKAEADNPGCPAEPYDGNGDGVVDATCAGGKRVNGFYGFGVVNALRAVK, from the coding sequence ATGGCTCATCTGCGCTCCAGACGCCGCCTCGCGCTCGCCGTGCCGGTCGTGCTCTCGCTGACCGCCTCGCTCGGCTTCCTGCCGTCGGCGGCCTCGGCGGCGCCCGCCGCCGGCACGGTGGCGCGAGCGGCGGACGGTCCGAATCTCGCCTACGTGGTCAACACCCGTGACGACCACCGCACGATCGAGTCCGTGCGACGGGAGATAGCGCGCAACGGCGGTACGGTCGTGGCCACTTACGACCGGATCGGCGTCATCGTCGTCCACTCCGCGAACCCGGACTTCGGGGCGCGGATGCGTGCGGTGCGCGGGGTCGACTCGGCGGGCGCCACCCGCACCGCGCCGCTCAGCGCGGCGGGGACGACGGACGAGGGCGCGGCGCAGGTGCTGTCCCGGGCGGAGCAGGCGCGGCTCGCGTCGAGCGCGGCGGCGGGCGAGGAGCCGCTGGAGGCGGACCAGTGGGACCTGCGGGCGATCGGCGCCGACCGGGCCGCGCAGATCAACCCGGGCAGCCGGAACGTGACGGTCGGTGTCATCGACACGGGTGTCGACGACACCCACCCGGACATCGCCCCGAACTTCTCCGCGTCCCAGTCCGCGAACTGCGTGAGCGGCAAGGCGGACACGACGTACGGCGCGTGGCGCCCGGTGGACGCCGACCACTACCACGGCACCCACGTGGCCGGTGAGATAGCCGCCGCCCGCAACGGCATAGGCGTGGCCGGTGTGGCGCCGGGCGTGAAGGTCGCCAGCATCACGGTGGCGCAGCCGGACGCGACCTCGCTGTTCTATCCGGAGAGCGTGGTCTGCGCGTTCGTGTTCGCGGCTGACCACGGCATCGAGATCACCAACAACAGCTACTACGTCGACCCGTGGCTGTACAACTGCATGGACGACCCCGATCAGCGGGCCATCGTCGACGCGGTCAACAGGGCCCAGCTGTACGCTCAGCGCAAGGGCACGCTCAACGTCGCCTCGGCGGGCAACTCCAACGACGATCTGGACGCCGACGCGATCGTGGACGACTCCAGCCCCGACGACTCGACGGCCGGGACCCGCACGATCGACCCGCACGAGTGCTTCGACGTGCCGACCCAGCTGCCCGGTGTGGTGACCGTGAGCGCCGTGGGCGTGAAGGGCACCAAGTCGTACTACTCCAGCTACGGCCAGGGCGTCGTCGACGTCGCGGGTCCGGGCGGCGACAAGTACCAGATCCCGGACACGCCGTCGAAGAACGGGCGCATCCTGTCCACCATGCCGAACAACCAGTACGGCTTCCTGCAGGGCACCTCGATGGCCTCGCCGCACGTCGCCGGCGTGGCCGCGCTGCTCAAGTCGGCGCATCCGCACGCCACTCCGGCGCAGTTGCAGGCGCTGCTGAAGGCGGAGGCGGACAACCCGGGCTGCCCGGCCGAGCCGTACGACGGGAACGGGGACGGGGTCGTGGACGCGACCTGCGCCGGAGGCAAGCGGGTGAACGGCTTCTACGGATTCGGCGTGGTCAACGCACTGCGGGCGGTCAAGTAA